The Rhizobium sp. ZPR4 DNA segment GTTGCGCATACCCAGGACGATGGTCAGCACCAAGTTTCCGATAAGCTGCCCGGAAGGCGTTGCCAGATCGAGAACGGGCTCAAGGTTGAGCGCTCCGAGGATCGGTGTTTCAAGGAGTGACGCGAGCATTCGCGTTACGACCTTCCAGTCCAGAAAGAGTGCGTCCGAACGATGCGGATCTCCTTGGACAAAACGATTGCCTGCCTCGTGATTATTGGCCATCAGAAGCTGGCCAGACCCGCCCTCGACGCTCTTTCTGCCAACAGACAGACGAAAGGATCCCGTATGCGGGATGTAAAATGCGAGATGTTGCGGCGTCTCGTCGAGAGTGCGGATTTCCCAAGGGCTCTCGTAGGCCGAATGAAACATCGTAAGCGGTCCGCTTCGTCTCAACTCCGCTGCCCAGCCGAAGGCAGGAGCGTTGCTTAGCGGCTTTGCGCCAAATACACCGTAATTGGCCGAGAAGGCCCTAACCATCGATTCGAAATCATCGCCTTCATGCGTTGGCGTAAAGCCATTTACCATATTTTCGGGAGTTCGCAGCAGATTCTCGAATCTCGATGACATCATGCAATTCGGCTCTTTCCCCTTATGTATCCCGCCTCAGAGACCGCCCTTCCCGACATTCGGACACCATCCCCTGGCCACCCGCAAACACCATCTTCGCAACTGGATTGGCCGATGCCGATGAGATAAGCAGAACGAGCAATCCGGGGCTCAAATCCCTCTGTTTGGCAGAAGCAAAGCACTTTCAATCGAGTTATACACTCATAGTGTAAATCAAAAAGATTCGGAAATGAAGTACGATCCGTTGGACCATGTTGCGGAACATTTTTTGCGGGATTCACAACCCAGAAGGGTAGCATCTCGCAATGAACGCGATCTCTTGCGCCTGATCTGGAAGTCACCGGGGATTGAACGTTCGGATCTGACCGAACCGCTGGACCTCACCCAGCAGTCCCTGCACAGGATCGCTGCACGGCTTCACGATCGGGGAATGATTGTCTTCACCTCATCGGAGGCTCGGCGCCCCGGGCCACCCAGCCCGGAACTCAGCCTTTGCAAAGACTGGTGCCTAACGCTCGGCATTTCGGTCAATGTCGGCTCGATCGGCCTCTGCCTCATGGGCTTTGGAGAGCCTTTGGAAAAGATGGAAATTCTGCAATCCGGATCGTCGCTTTCCGACGAGATGGAGCGGATCGAAAAGGCGGCGGAAGATCTCCTTGCTCGCCGCAATGCCAGCCGGCGGGATATCCTAGGCGTCGGTCTTGCCGTCAGCGGTCATCGCATGCTGGAGACGGCTTTCAATTGCCCCTTGCCGCTCGCCCATTGGTCGTTGATCGACCTGGCGCCGCTGCTCGGAAAGCAGCTGGGTCTGCCCGTCTGGGCTGACAATGTCGCCCGGACCGCGGCTCTTGCCGAGGCGATCTTCGGTGTCGGCCGGGAGGTTGCGGATTTCGCCTATATTGCCCATCTGCACGGCTATGGCGGCGGCCTCGTTTCCGGAGGCATGCCATTTCGCGGCAGCTTCGGCAATGCCGGCGAATTTTCCGTACTCTTCGATCGAGAGGACTATGATGACCGCCCCGCACTTGGTCTATTGCTTGAGCACCTGCGCGCCGAGGGTCGCCCGGATCTGGCGCTGCGGGACCTCAAGAGCCAAGACCTATCGACCTTGGACGGCGTGGCAGAATGGGTCAATCGCGTGGCGCCGGCGCACAATCGCGCCATCAACGCGATCTGCGCGGTCTTTGATCCAGCCCTCATTGTTTTGGGCGGCGAACTGCCGCATTCGCTCGCAAGAATGCTGATCGAGCGGACCGAAATCAACAACCTGCCACGGCACGGCGCATTGCGCGACGTTCCCCGGCTTGCGGTAGCGGAAGTCCTGGATGCTCCCGGCGCAGTCGGCGCAGCATTGATCCCGCTATTTGAAACCGTCCTATAGCGGGCGACGCGCCAGGGCGTCGCTTGGCATCCGGACATAGCTGAAAGCTAGCTATAGGTTA contains these protein-coding regions:
- a CDS encoding AraC family transcriptional regulator, coding for MMSSRFENLLRTPENMVNGFTPTHEGDDFESMVRAFSANYGVFGAKPLSNAPAFGWAAELRRSGPLTMFHSAYESPWEIRTLDETPQHLAFYIPHTGSFRLSVGRKSVEGGSGQLLMANNHEAGNRFVQGDPHRSDALFLDWKVVTRMLASLLETPILGALNLEPVLDLATPSGQLIGNLVLTIVLGMRNNGPLLSSPLAVSTMSETLADLVIRFANHHLSDRLEAKKVPMIAPWHVRRAIDYMHANIAEPFTMTMVADAVGVSLRALQIGFKTFRGTSPGAYLRTIRLKAARDQLRDPLNSLSVREICTTWGFFHPGRFSIIYRSTFGENPSDTRSRATALR
- a CDS encoding ROK family transcriptional regulator, whose translation is MKYDPLDHVAEHFLRDSQPRRVASRNERDLLRLIWKSPGIERSDLTEPLDLTQQSLHRIAARLHDRGMIVFTSSEARRPGPPSPELSLCKDWCLTLGISVNVGSIGLCLMGFGEPLEKMEILQSGSSLSDEMERIEKAAEDLLARRNASRRDILGVGLAVSGHRMLETAFNCPLPLAHWSLIDLAPLLGKQLGLPVWADNVARTAALAEAIFGVGREVADFAYIAHLHGYGGGLVSGGMPFRGSFGNAGEFSVLFDREDYDDRPALGLLLEHLRAEGRPDLALRDLKSQDLSTLDGVAEWVNRVAPAHNRAINAICAVFDPALIVLGGELPHSLARMLIERTEINNLPRHGALRDVPRLAVAEVLDAPGAVGAALIPLFETVL